The following coding sequences lie in one Synechococcus sp. PCC 7336 genomic window:
- a CDS encoding calcium-binding protein, whose product MATRIRISGSSPRTSTRTSRTRTGRTSTQTTVAGDTIAASLIETTNETTDELEGSIEPTAENGADSTTTQTSTTQTSRDPLESAENTIEPSSSEEEEDASPTSNLSQNFVQTAAVQALVAGETFIGTEAGDFFRGGPDNDTIDGLGGDDLLFGDEGDDSITGGAGEDILGGDEGNDTLDGGDSDDVLRGGDGDDEITSGDGDDLLRGDDGNDLLISGPGSNQLFGNDGDDTLAATEGGGDNILNGGNGDDLLIGGDGNDTLIGGNNSRDPVTREVIGGDSLAGGAGEDLITGGFGNDVLDGGDGNDQIIESFGQNSIDGGAGDDEISGGLDRDVIEGGADNDFFLGSGGNDEIFGDRDEAVVDGNDEVISGSGSDYVAGGGGSDTIRGGLADDIIDGGDGEFIDSNGTGAFDDLNDIGFALRELDPSLSASFSGGDDELFGNEGNDTITGGFGNDLLDGGGTQPGEIDSLYGGQLVYFRGVDPDPDGDPDTDDAVTAIAPIFVLSEDELGLGLAADADTFVLGTETGFRYAAGAGDLGIGDRAIIFDYQPGVDSIQLTQPSAVGSFEDSGDTFLFINLGGGDIEIIAQLVGITGFDASGFISNQVGTDGDDTLTGGEGSDTLDGGAGNDSLSGLGGGDLLEGGSGADTIDGGDGTDTVRYDNDPSGVFVDLTNNAAIDGFGDIDTITNVENVIGSAFGDTIVGDGQNNDIVAGNGNDTVFGRGGSDTIAGGSGNDFLDGSDSDFALSQTDFPSGNDSISGGTGNDTLVGGFGSDTLNGGGTQVGEVDTLIGGLFLDFSPADGVPETVLAEPAVGAPPSPDVYVLGDASGAFYTGGDPGGVGLGFGDRAIIQGFETADQIQVNGATFAGISTLGTGDTFILASGNEIIGQVVGVTALTGANFIFV is encoded by the coding sequence ATGGCCACTAGGATTAGGATTTCGGGTTCGAGTCCCAGAACGAGCACGCGGACGAGTCGGACTAGAACAGGCAGAACGAGTACGCAGACGACTGTTGCTGGAGACACCATTGCAGCAAGTCTCATCGAAACCACGAATGAAACCACCGACGAGTTGGAAGGCAGTATTGAGCCCACTGCTGAGAATGGAGCTGACTCCACAACAACGCAGACCTCAACGACACAAACGAGTCGTGACCCGCTAGAGAGTGCCGAGAATACCATTGAGCCCTCTTCCTCTGAGGAAGAAGAGGACGCAAGCCCTACGTCTAACCTTTCACAAAACTTTGTGCAAACTGCGGCCGTTCAGGCATTAGTAGCTGGAGAAACATTCATCGGAACTGAGGCGGGTGACTTTTTTAGAGGTGGCCCGGATAACGACACCATTGATGGCTTGGGCGGCGACGATCTGCTGTTTGGCGACGAGGGTGACGATAGCATCACTGGCGGGGCTGGAGAAGACATCTTAGGTGGCGATGAAGGCAATGACACCCTCGATGGTGGCGATAGCGATGACGTGCTCAGAGGTGGCGATGGCGATGACGAAATCACTAGTGGCGATGGCGATGATTTACTCAGAGGTGACGATGGCAATGACCTGCTGATTAGCGGGCCGGGTAGCAACCAGCTATTTGGCAATGATGGTGACGATACGCTGGCGGCGACAGAGGGTGGCGGAGATAACATCCTGAATGGCGGCAACGGCGACGATTTGCTGATTGGCGGCGATGGTAACGATACCCTGATTGGGGGTAACAATAGTCGCGATCCTGTCACCCGAGAGGTGATTGGTGGGGATAGCCTCGCAGGGGGGGCTGGAGAAGATTTGATTACGGGTGGTTTTGGCAACGATGTTCTCGATGGGGGGGATGGCAACGACCAAATTATTGAGTCGTTCGGTCAAAACTCGATCGATGGCGGGGCTGGCGACGACGAGATTTCTGGCGGTCTCGATCGCGATGTCATCGAGGGGGGAGCTGACAATGATTTCTTTCTCGGCAGTGGCGGCAATGACGAGATTTTCGGAGACCGGGACGAGGCCGTTGTCGATGGCAACGATGAAGTCATTTCGGGATCGGGCAGTGACTATGTTGCCGGTGGCGGTGGTTCCGATACGATTCGGGGTGGCTTAGCCGATGACATTATCGATGGGGGCGACGGCGAGTTCATCGATAGTAATGGCACTGGTGCATTTGACGACCTGAACGACATTGGCTTCGCCCTCAGGGAACTCGACCCCAGCTTGAGCGCCTCTTTCTCGGGGGGCGATGACGAGCTGTTTGGCAATGAAGGCAATGATACGATTACTGGCGGCTTTGGTAACGACCTGCTCGATGGAGGGGGCACCCAGCCTGGAGAGATCGATAGCCTCTATGGCGGACAACTGGTCTATTTTCGAGGTGTAGATCCGGACCCAGACGGGGATCCAGACACGGATGATGCCGTAACGGCGATCGCCCCCATATTTGTCTTGAGTGAAGATGAACTCGGCCTCGGGCTGGCTGCAGATGCAGATACATTTGTCCTCGGTACCGAAACGGGTTTCCGCTATGCTGCTGGGGCGGGTGACTTGGGGATTGGCGATCGCGCCATTATTTTCGACTACCAGCCAGGTGTGGATAGCATTCAACTGACTCAGCCCAGTGCTGTGGGGTCTTTCGAAGATAGTGGAGATACCTTCCTATTTATCAATCTCGGCGGCGGCGACATTGAAATCATTGCTCAGTTAGTGGGAATCACCGGTTTCGATGCCAGTGGGTTTATCAGCAACCAAGTCGGCACCGATGGAGACGATACCCTCACGGGGGGCGAAGGGTCGGATACCCTCGATGGCGGTGCCGGTAACGATTCTCTCAGTGGCTTGGGGGGTGGCGATCTCTTGGAAGGGGGATCGGGAGCTGACACCATTGATGGGGGCGATGGCACCGATACCGTTCGCTATGACAATGACCCGTCTGGCGTCTTTGTAGACTTAACCAACAATGCCGCCATTGACGGCTTTGGCGATATTGATACCATTACCAACGTCGAGAACGTAATCGGCTCGGCCTTTGGAGACACGATCGTTGGCGATGGCCAAAACAACGACATCGTGGCGGGCAACGGCAACGATACGGTTTTCGGTCGCGGCGGTTCCGACACGATTGCAGGAGGGAGCGGTAACGATTTCCTCGATGGTAGCGACAGCGATTTCGCTCTATCTCAGACCGATTTTCCCTCAGGCAATGACAGTATCTCTGGCGGCACGGGCAATGACACCCTGGTGGGCGGCTTTGGCAGCGACACCCTCAATGGGGGTGGCACCCAGGTCGGCGAGGTAGACACCTTAATTGGCGGCCTATTCCTCGATTTTTCTCCGGCTGACGGCGTTCCAGAGACCGTTTTGGCTGAACCGGCGGTTGGAGCTCCCCCCAGCCCAGATGTCTATGTTCTGGGCGATGCCAGTGGAGCCTTCTATACCGGTGGCGATCCGGGTGGTGTTGGATTGGGCTTCGGCGATCGAGCCATTATCCAAGGCTTTGAAACTGCCGACCAAATCCAGGTCAATGGGGCAACGTTTGCAGGTATTAGCACCCTAGGGACTGGAGACACCTTCATTCTCGCTAGCGGCAATGAAATTATTGGTCAGGTTGTGGGGGTAACCGCCTTAACTGGGGCCAATTTTATCTTTGTGTGA
- the cobA gene encoding uroporphyrinogen-III C-methyltransferase translates to MGNRASAGKVYLVGTGLGGLDTLTLRAWEILQRAEVAIADDLVGPQVLAALPDHCELIRAGKRGGRPSTKQAEIDRLAVSRARAGLRVVRLKSGDPGMFGRLVEEVRALRAAGCACEIVPGISAAISGSLMAGIPLTEKTLSRSVTVATAHDLDALPWGALAQLDTVVFLMGTRGLAQLCDRLVAAGKDPATAIALVRHAGRPEQQVWTGELASFARQMASLAAPLSPAVIVVGETVRLRDDIHMTGKTPLAGKTVVVTRANAQSGALVRQLQDLGAVVADMPTLEIVPPSDLGPLDEAIAQLSAFGWLVLASGNGVRAFFERLQATELDSRALHSVKVAVVGRKTAEVLQEYGIRPDFIPPEFVADALAETLPLSGGDRILFPRVESGGRATLIRDLAARGAQVAEVAAYQSRCPDRIDPAVLALLQHQQVDVLTFASSKTVLHFHQLLTNEEFDFNLLDRAKIAAIGPKTAETCDDLLGRTDICASEYTLNGLVEAVVQFYR, encoded by the coding sequence ATGGGCAATCGCGCTAGCGCAGGCAAAGTCTATCTGGTCGGTACTGGCTTGGGGGGATTGGATACCCTGACGCTGCGGGCTTGGGAGATCCTGCAACGGGCTGAGGTGGCGATCGCGGACGATCTGGTGGGACCGCAAGTTTTGGCGGCGTTGCCCGACCATTGCGAACTGATTCGAGCGGGCAAGCGGGGCGGTCGGCCCAGCACGAAACAGGCGGAGATCGATCGCCTCGCCGTCAGTCGGGCGCGGGCAGGTCTGCGGGTCGTGCGGCTGAAATCGGGCGATCCGGGCATGTTTGGACGGTTGGTGGAGGAAGTGCGGGCGCTGCGAGCGGCGGGATGTGCTTGCGAGATTGTGCCGGGGATTTCTGCGGCGATCTCTGGGTCGCTGATGGCGGGTATTCCTCTGACTGAAAAAACTTTGAGTCGATCGGTGACCGTCGCGACTGCCCACGATCTGGATGCCCTCCCTTGGGGAGCACTCGCCCAATTGGACACTGTGGTGTTTTTGATGGGGACGCGGGGTTTAGCTCAACTGTGCGATCGCCTCGTGGCTGCCGGTAAAGATCCCGCCACGGCGATCGCCTTAGTCCGCCACGCCGGACGCCCCGAGCAACAGGTTTGGACGGGGGAATTGGCTTCGTTTGCCCGCCAAATGGCATCGCTAGCGGCTCCACTGTCCCCTGCTGTGATAGTGGTGGGAGAAACTGTTCGATTGAGGGATGACATCCACATGACAGGCAAAACCCCTCTGGCAGGCAAAACTGTTGTTGTCACGCGGGCTAATGCTCAATCGGGCGCACTTGTCCGGCAACTGCAGGATTTGGGGGCAGTGGTGGCAGACATGCCCACTTTAGAAATTGTGCCTCCGTCCGATCTCGGACCATTAGATGAGGCGATCGCCCAGTTGTCCGCGTTTGGCTGGCTGGTGCTGGCGTCTGGAAATGGGGTGCGTGCGTTCTTCGAGCGATTGCAAGCAACAGAGTTGGACAGTCGCGCCCTGCACTCAGTCAAAGTCGCCGTTGTGGGTCGAAAAACTGCTGAGGTTTTGCAGGAATATGGCATTCGCCCCGATTTTATTCCCCCAGAGTTTGTCGCCGATGCGCTTGCGGAGACACTGCCTCTGTCTGGCGGCGATCGCATTCTCTTCCCCCGCGTCGAATCGGGCGGGCGGGCCACCCTCATCCGCGATCTCGCCGCTCGCGGCGCGCAAGTCGCCGAAGTCGCTGCTTACCAATCCCGCTGTCCCGATCGCATCGATCCGGCGGTCCTCGCCCTCCTGCAACACCAGCAAGTGGACGTGCTCACCTTCGCCAGCTCCAAAACTGTTCTTCACTTCCACCAATTGTTGACGAATGAGGAGTTTGATTTCAACCTGCTCGATCGCGCCAAAATTGCCGCCATTGGTCCCAAAACTGCTGAAACTTGCGACGATCTGTTAGGCCGCACCGACATTTGCGCGAGCGAATACACCCTCAATGGCTTAGTCGAAGCTGTCGTACAGTTTTACCGCTAG
- a CDS encoding site-2 protease family protein — MQGFRLGSIWGFEVRIDASWFVIFFLILWTLSAGAFPTQFPELSAGTHLAMGLAGTLLFFVSLVLHELSHSLVARSKGIPIEGITLFIFGGVARISREAKTPGDEFQIAVVGPLASFAIALCSGLTAWVGGMAGWSIAVTGVANYLAYINLALGIFNLLPGFPLDGGRLFRAIVWKWTGNQTRATQIASSSGKALGFAIVFLGVLLLLRGLIFNGLWFVLMGMFLQNSAEAGYQQQLLQVGLAGVQAWEVMTRHPETVPHDLSLQQLVDEYFLHRRHHSFPVLRGGHPCGIVTLNQVKQVPREQWQRLTVGDIMKPLDRTVVVRPEEKILDTLKRMDESQVGRVLVILDGALEGIISARDIADWLRQTGDLSDLQHRF, encoded by the coding sequence GTGCAGGGGTTTCGACTCGGTTCTATTTGGGGCTTTGAGGTTCGAATTGACGCCTCTTGGTTTGTTATCTTCTTTCTAATCCTGTGGACCTTAAGCGCAGGTGCGTTCCCCACGCAGTTTCCAGAGCTCTCCGCCGGGACTCACTTAGCCATGGGGCTCGCAGGAACCCTGCTCTTTTTTGTTTCTTTGGTGCTCCACGAGCTGTCTCATTCGCTGGTCGCCCGCTCGAAAGGGATTCCCATTGAAGGAATTACTCTATTCATTTTTGGCGGAGTGGCCCGCATTAGTCGCGAGGCGAAAACCCCCGGAGACGAGTTTCAAATTGCGGTGGTCGGTCCCCTCGCTAGTTTTGCGATCGCCCTCTGCTCCGGCCTAACTGCATGGGTGGGGGGAATGGCTGGCTGGAGCATTGCCGTGACTGGGGTCGCCAACTACCTGGCCTATATCAATCTAGCCCTCGGCATTTTTAACCTCCTACCCGGCTTCCCCTTAGATGGCGGTCGCCTGTTTCGCGCGATTGTTTGGAAATGGACGGGGAACCAGACTCGGGCGACTCAAATTGCATCGTCGAGCGGTAAAGCTTTGGGATTCGCAATCGTTTTTCTGGGGGTATTACTGCTGTTGCGCGGCTTGATTTTCAACGGTCTGTGGTTTGTCTTAATGGGTATGTTTTTGCAGAACTCCGCTGAAGCAGGCTACCAGCAGCAGCTCTTACAAGTGGGTTTGGCTGGAGTGCAAGCCTGGGAAGTGATGACGCGCCATCCAGAGACCGTCCCCCACGATCTGTCGCTCCAGCAATTGGTGGACGAGTATTTTCTGCACCGACGCCATCACTCTTTTCCCGTCCTCCGAGGCGGCCATCCCTGCGGCATTGTCACGCTGAATCAGGTGAAGCAGGTGCCGCGAGAGCAGTGGCAGCGGCTGACAGTGGGGGACATCATGAAGCCCCTCGATCGCACCGTCGTCGTTCGTCCCGAAGAAAAAATACTCGACACGTTGAAGAGAATGGACGAGTCGCAGGTGGGGAGGGTATTAGTCATTCTTGACGGGGCTTTAGAGGGCATCATTTCCGCTCGGGACATTGCCGATTGGTTGCGGCAGACTGGAGATTTATCCGATTTACAGCACCGGTTCTGA
- a CDS encoding anhydro-N-acetylmuramic acid kinase, with protein MRIVGVMSGTSVDAIDAVCVEIQPSLQAGAPLQVQLLGAKTRAYPPQLRQRILEIAGGEALTLPELNRVDDAIAAAFAAAIADVAAGRPIDAIGSHGQTVFHRPPSGDRLGYSLQLGRGEAIAALTGIPTVSNFRAADIALGGHGAPLVPRIDALLLRHERERRCIQNIGGIGNVTLLPPLSSSEAVVGWDTGPGNLPIDLAACRLSGGKLSYDKDGRWAASGTPHHPLVDEWLEGEFFQQRPPKSTGRELFSAAYLERCLADCAAAGLSDCDIMATLTELTAVSIADSYRRFLPAPPDRVALCGGGIRNPYLVQRLQDHLDPIPVVTTAELGLDPDLKEAIAFAVLAYLRLHQIPGNLPSVTGASHGCLLGELHGDKNRHNVPQLLALC; from the coding sequence CTGCGGATTGTGGGGGTGATGAGCGGCACTTCGGTGGATGCGATCGATGCGGTCTGCGTCGAGATTCAACCTTCGCTGCAGGCAGGGGCACCCTTGCAGGTGCAGTTGCTCGGGGCTAAAACTCGCGCCTACCCGCCTCAACTGCGCCAGCGCATTTTAGAGATTGCTGGAGGAGAAGCTCTGACTCTACCGGAGTTGAATCGGGTGGACGATGCCATTGCGGCAGCATTTGCAGCGGCGATCGCGGATGTGGCGGCTGGCCGTCCTATTGACGCGATTGGCTCCCACGGTCAAACCGTATTTCACCGTCCGCCCTCGGGCGATCGCCTCGGCTACAGCTTGCAATTGGGTCGCGGCGAGGCGATCGCCGCCCTCACCGGCATTCCCACCGTCAGTAATTTCCGGGCTGCTGATATTGCCCTCGGCGGTCACGGGGCTCCCCTCGTACCCCGCATCGATGCCCTGCTGCTGCGGCACGAGCGCGAACGTCGCTGCATTCAAAATATTGGCGGCATTGGCAACGTTACCCTGCTGCCCCCCCTCTCATCCTCAGAGGCAGTTGTCGGTTGGGATACCGGCCCCGGCAACCTGCCAATCGATCTTGCCGCTTGCCGACTCAGTGGCGGCAAGCTGAGCTACGACAAAGACGGTCGTTGGGCCGCCAGCGGCACCCCCCATCACCCCTTGGTCGACGAATGGCTCGAAGGGGAATTCTTCCAGCAACGTCCCCCCAAATCCACAGGCCGCGAACTGTTTTCCGCCGCTTATCTGGAACGCTGCTTGGCAGACTGCGCCGCAGCAGGACTCTCGGACTGCGACATCATGGCTACCCTGACCGAACTCACCGCCGTTTCGATCGCCGATAGCTACCGCCGCTTTTTACCCGCCCCTCCCGATCGGGTTGCCTTATGCGGTGGCGGTATCCGCAATCCCTATCTCGTGCAGCGGTTGCAAGACCATCTCGACCCCATCCCTGTCGTCACCACCGCCGAGCTGGGCCTCGACCCCGATCTCAAAGAGGCGATCGCCTTTGCCGTCCTCGCCTACCTGCGACTGCACCAAATCCCCGGCAACCTCCCCTCCGTCACCGGAGCCAGCCATGGATGTTTGCTCGGAGAGCTGCATGGGGACAAAAATCGGCATAATGTTCCACAGTTACTCGCGCTTTGTTAG
- a CDS encoding calcium-binding protein — MLSETFFLEPVQPTALLPPVSVEAFGSLNLFDFSQETSGGWVPAEVDMLVEGSEAITVGNFDTVLTEGATFTSLATEHYSAGIEGTFLVDSELDTRTIANFGIASGDTFSFDFDAEIDLFAQGMDNPDAFFSQTEVTTAFFLFDTTDSANPNVLDYFILDAFLVSPLEISEISLDFSENISLINAGGTAYADGTTNIAMGSALGSYERSFSSNTQLSLVSMNLSSNYLFGDGLIGTLGADVIYGSIFGDFALRGTQGDDRIYASLGDDYVNGLRGSDTIEGGGGNDELHGSLGDDAIHGGRGDDDIYGGAGSDTLVGGDGADYFIFPDNSLQEEDIDRIKDFEVDLDRIGISTTELEAAFGGAAPPQISEAELVAAWFAQLNADGRIEDTAEGVQIDLFEGGSIFLQDVTLAQLDANDFFAATADNLDRLDLPRRTPLEIERRNNIDEIVAAIDFSNNVSQLDIAVDAIGEETLIDTSNAVLTVADSFISVTGAIVVAVDTKEEA, encoded by the coding sequence ATGTTATCTGAAACTTTTTTTCTAGAACCTGTCCAACCCACAGCCCTTTTACCGCCGGTTTCTGTGGAGGCATTTGGCAGCCTCAACCTGTTCGACTTCAGTCAAGAAACGAGCGGGGGATGGGTTCCGGCTGAAGTCGATATGTTAGTCGAGGGCAGTGAAGCCATAACGGTCGGCAACTTCGATACCGTCTTAACAGAAGGGGCAACATTTACGAGTCTGGCGACCGAGCATTATTCAGCGGGCATCGAGGGAACATTTCTGGTTGACAGCGAACTCGATACCAGGACGATCGCCAATTTTGGAATTGCCTCGGGAGATACATTCTCGTTTGATTTCGATGCAGAGATCGATCTATTCGCCCAAGGGATGGATAACCCCGATGCCTTCTTCAGTCAGACGGAAGTCACCACAGCCTTTTTTCTGTTTGACACCACGGATAGTGCTAACCCTAACGTCCTCGATTACTTCATTCTGGATGCCTTTCTCGTCTCTCCGCTAGAGATTAGCGAGATCTCGCTCGATTTCAGCGAAAACATTAGCTTGATTAATGCTGGCGGTACCGCCTATGCCGACGGCACTACGAACATCGCTATGGGGTCTGCACTCGGGAGCTACGAGCGCAGCTTCAGCTCGAACACTCAGCTTTCGCTCGTTTCAATGAATTTGAGTAGCAATTATCTGTTTGGAGATGGCCTAATTGGCACATTGGGAGCAGATGTCATCTATGGCAGCATCTTTGGCGATTTCGCCTTGAGAGGGACCCAGGGTGACGATCGGATATATGCCAGTTTGGGTGACGATTATGTGAATGGCCTGCGCGGCAGCGACACGATTGAAGGGGGGGGAGGCAATGACGAACTCCACGGCAGCCTGGGCGATGATGCCATTCACGGCGGGCGAGGGGATGACGATATCTATGGTGGAGCCGGTAGCGACACGTTGGTTGGAGGCGACGGCGCAGACTACTTCATCTTTCCAGATAATAGCCTGCAGGAAGAAGATATAGATCGCATTAAAGATTTTGAGGTCGATCTCGATCGCATTGGCATCAGCACCACCGAACTGGAGGCCGCGTTTGGCGGGGCAGCTCCGCCTCAGATTTCTGAAGCAGAGTTGGTCGCAGCATGGTTCGCACAGTTGAACGCCGATGGCCGCATTGAGGATACAGCGGAAGGCGTCCAGATCGATCTGTTTGAAGGCGGATCGATCTTTCTGCAAGATGTGACCCTCGCTCAGCTCGATGCGAATGACTTTTTTGCCGCCACCGCAGACAATCTCGATCGCCTCGATTTGCCCAGACGCACCCCTCTAGAAATAGAGCGGCGCAACAATATTGACGAGATCGTTGCGGCGATCGACTTTAGCAACAATGTCTCCCAACTCGACATCGCCGTGGATGCGATTGGAGAGGAAACTCTAATCGATACATCGAATGCAGTGCTAACGGTGGCAGATTCATTCATCAGTGTCACTGGCGCGATCGTGGTTGCTGTCGATACTAAGGAAGAGGCTTGA
- a CDS encoding calcium-binding protein: MSSETFFLSPVLPVSSESSSDEVFGGLSLFDFSQEATGGWVPTEVNMLVAGTEALAIGSLDTFLTEGPTFASLVTDRFSAGIEGTFLVDSELDTRTISNFEIAPGMTFSFDFDAEIDLFAQGAENPDAYFSQTELTTAFFVVDTADSANPNVLDYFILDSFLVSPLEISEIEIEFSDNISLIALDGGADAEGSTNAATGFAFGTYERTFDSGAEISLVSVNLSSNYLLGDALIGALGDDVIYGSIFGDFALRGTQGDDKIYASLGDDFVNGLRGNDTIEGGGGNDELYGSLGNDAIHGGWGDDNLDGGAGRDFLVGGDGSDYFIFADDSLQEEDVDFVGDFEVGLDRIGISATELLSAFGDDVLTQFSDDSELVAAWFEQLNIDGRIDDTADGVRIDLYAGGYIILLGLTVSQLDAGDFFAATAENLDRLDLPRRTPLEIERRNNIDEIVATTDFNSNVSQLDIQADAVGEDTFVDSENAVLTVADSFTLVNGSIEVATDTDDIPDPEPELPNIVDGTNGPDDISGTLGIDIIEALNGSDVVDGRASLDVQDGGRGNDTIRGRSGNDFIFGASGNDDLNGNRGDDVISGGAGRDTIVGAFGNDTLAGGEGDDELKGKAGNDDLSGDRGRDTLFGGGGNDTLDGGEGRDLLKGRTDSDLLYGGGDRDSLLGGQGDDTLDGGEGNDLLEGNGGNDLLHGGDDRDSLFGHRGDDTLDGGDDNDLLQGNSGNDTLIGGDGNDTLVGGIGDDFLRGGFGNDSLSGNAGFNTFVLAEGEGLDTVTDFEVGMDKLGLVDLGIGDVRAIGAGGFALIQVIATGEDLAILSGVAASNITVADFMVL, from the coding sequence ATGTCATCTGAAACTTTTTTTTTGTCCCCTGTCTTACCTGTCAGTTCGGAATCGAGTTCTGACGAGGTATTTGGAGGTCTCAGTCTGTTTGACTTCAGCCAAGAAGCGACAGGAGGATGGGTGCCAACCGAAGTCAATATGTTGGTCGCGGGGACTGAAGCCTTAGCTATTGGCAGTCTCGATACTTTCTTAACAGAAGGGCCAACATTTGCCAGTCTGGTGACCGATCGCTTTTCAGCCGGTATAGAGGGGACGTTTCTGGTCGATAGCGAACTCGATACCAGAACGATCTCTAATTTTGAGATTGCCCCCGGCATGACATTCTCATTTGATTTCGACGCAGAAATCGATCTGTTCGCGCAGGGAGCTGAGAACCCCGATGCCTACTTCAGCCAGACGGAACTAACCACTGCCTTTTTTGTAGTGGATACCGCAGATAGCGCCAATCCTAACGTCCTCGATTACTTCATTTTGGATAGCTTTCTCGTCTCTCCTCTGGAGATTAGCGAGATCGAGATCGAGTTCAGCGATAACATCAGCTTGATTGCCCTCGATGGCGGCGCAGATGCCGAGGGCAGCACCAATGCTGCAACGGGGTTCGCATTCGGGACCTACGAGCGTACCTTCGATTCGGGCGCAGAGATTTCGCTCGTTTCAGTTAACTTGAGTAGCAATTATCTGCTGGGAGACGCTCTGATTGGCGCATTGGGCGATGACGTTATCTATGGCAGTATTTTTGGCGATTTTGCCCTCAGAGGCACCCAGGGCGATGACAAGATATATGCCAGCCTGGGGGACGATTTTGTGAATGGCCTGCGCGGCAATGACACGATTGAGGGAGGAGGGGGCAATGACGAGCTCTACGGCAGCCTGGGCAATGATGCCATCCACGGCGGCTGGGGAGACGACAATCTTGACGGCGGTGCTGGCAGAGACTTTTTAGTGGGGGGAGACGGCAGCGACTATTTTATTTTTGCGGATGACAGCTTGCAGGAAGAGGACGTTGATTTCGTTGGAGACTTTGAGGTCGGCCTCGATCGCATTGGCATCAGCGCTACCGAATTGCTGAGTGCGTTTGGCGATGATGTCCTGACTCAATTCTCTGACGATAGCGAGCTGGTTGCAGCCTGGTTCGAACAGTTGAACATTGATGGCCGCATCGATGATACGGCGGATGGCGTTCGGATCGACCTCTATGCGGGCGGCTATATTATTCTGCTCGGCTTAACCGTCAGTCAGTTGGATGCGGGCGACTTTTTTGCCGCCACTGCAGAAAACCTCGATCGCCTCGACCTGCCCAGACGCACCCCTCTAGAAATAGAGCGGCGCAACAATATTGACGAGATCGTCGCGACGACGGACTTTAACAGCAATGTCTCTCAGCTCGACATCCAGGCGGACGCGGTTGGAGAGGACACGTTTGTGGATTCGGAAAACGCAGTCCTGACGGTTGCAGATTCGTTTACCCTCGTGAATGGCTCGATCGAGGTTGCCACTGACACTGACGATATACCCGATCCCGAGCCAGAGTTGCCAAACATTGTTGACGGCACCAATGGGCCAGACGACATTAGCGGTACTCTCGGCATCGATATTATCGAAGCTCTCAATGGCAGTGACGTTGTGGATGGACGGGCTAGCCTCGATGTACAAGACGGCGGCAGAGGAAACGACACTATTCGGGGCCGTAGCGGTAACGATTTCATTTTCGGTGCCTCGGGCAATGACGACCTGAACGGCAACAGGGGCGACGATGTTATTAGCGGCGGTGCCGGCCGGGACACGATCGTAGGGGCATTTGGCAACGATACCCTCGCGGGGGGTGAGGGAGATGACGAGCTGAAGGGCAAAGCTGGCAACGACGATCTCAGTGGCGATCGCGGTAGAGACACGCTCTTCGGCGGTGGGGGCAACGACACCCTCGATGGCGGCGAGGGCCGTGACTTACTGAAAGGCAGAACTGATAGCGATCTGCTCTACGGCGGTGGCGATCGAGATAGTCTCTTGGGCGGTCAGGGGGATGACACCCTCGATGGCGGCGAGGGCAATGACTTGCTAGAAGGCAATGGCGGTAACGATCTGCTGCACGGCGGCGACGATCGAGATAGCCTCTTTGGCCATAGGGGAGATGACACCCTCGATGGCGGCGATGACAATGACTTGCTGCAAGGCAATAGCGGCAACGACACCCTGATTGGCGGCGATGGCAATGACACCTTAGTGGGGGGAATCGGCGATGACTTCCTGCGGGGTGGCTTCGGTAACGACAGCTTGAGCGGCAATGCTGGTTTTAATACCTTTGTGCTAGCAGAGGGAGAAGGACTCGATACTGTGACTGACTTTGAAGTTGGGATGGATAAGTTGGGTCTTGTAGACTTGGGCATCGGCGATGTGAGGGCGATCGGTGCTGGCGGGTTCGCTCTGATTCAGGTTATTGCCACGGGTGAAGATTTGGCGATTCTCTCTGGTGTGGCGGCCTCGAACATCACCGTGGCAGACTTTATGGTGTTGTAG
- a CDS encoding YeeE/YedE family protein, producing the protein MAEFNWFTALLGGVAIGISATVLFAFNGRIAGISGILNGAIQFSAAESWRWIFLLGMLLGGALYEYAIAPLPTPRSSFVPASMVLGGFLVGWGTRMGSGCTSGHGVCGLGRLSSRSFAAVLTFLATGFMTVFAIRHLFGL; encoded by the coding sequence ATGGCAGAGTTTAACTGGTTCACTGCTTTGCTGGGGGGAGTTGCGATCGGTATCAGTGCTACTGTGCTGTTTGCCTTTAACGGACGGATTGCTGGCATTAGCGGTATTCTCAACGGCGCAATTCAATTTTCAGCCGCCGAGAGTTGGCGGTGGATTTTCTTGCTCGGCATGTTGCTGGGGGGAGCCCTATACGAATATGCGATCGCCCCTCTACCCACGCCGCGATCGAGTTTTGTGCCCGCCAGCATGGTGCTAGGGGGCTTTTTAGTGGGTTGGGGCACCCGCATGGGTAGTGGCTGCACCAGCGGTCACGGCGTTTGCGGATTGGGGCGTTTATCCAGTCGTTCCTTTGCTGCAGTTCTCACGTTTTTGGCAACGGGTTTTATGACAGTATTTGCGATTCGGCACCTGTTTGGACTTTAA